From Brassica rapa cultivar Chiifu-401-42 chromosome A06, CAAS_Brap_v3.01, whole genome shotgun sequence:
TTGGGCTTCTCCACTTTCATACGGTTTCAATGCCATAAGCGTCAATGAACTGTTTGCTCCTAGATGGATGAATAAAATGGTAACTATCTTTTAAAATCATATACTAAAGTTAAAAAGACTGCAAAGCCCTCATGTTGTTTGTATACATGCAGTCTTCAGACAACACGACGAGGTTAGGGACAGCGATGCTTAACATGTGGGGTGTATTTGATGACAAGAACTGGTATTGGATAGGCATTGGAGGTCTGTTTGGTTTTGCTGTCCTCTTCAACGGTCTTTTCACACTTGCACTTTCTTATCTAGACCGTAAGTTTCCTTTTTTAGTATTACTTCCAGCACAAGCTCATAAAGAtactaactatatatatatcataacaaCAGCACTTGGGAAGCCACAAGCTATACTCccaaaagaagaagacgaaTCCAAGAGTAAGTATTACTTTGTTTATACAATAACTTacatgagaaaaataaaaaaaggaagttaATGCTAATGTATATATTGCAAAACAGATGAGATTCCAATGGAGAATGTGAGCACCAAGAAAGGAATGGTTCTTCCTTTCACTCCACTAGCTCTGTCCTTTGACGATGTTAAATACTTTGTTGACATGCCTGCGGTAATCTTTTTAAACACTAGTttgattcttatttttttactataagTGAAAAACATACTCATAGGAAACTTTGATGATGCAGGAAATGAGAGACCAAGGAGTTCAAGAAACAAGACTGCAACTACTAAAAGGAGTAACAAGCACGTTCAGGCCAGGAGTGTTGACCGCATTGATGGGTGTGAGTGGTGCGGGGAAGACAACCTTGATGGACGTTTTAGCCGGGAGAAAAACAGGAGGATACATAGAAGGAGACATAAGAGTATCTGGTTTCCCCAAGAAACAAGAGACTTTCGCTAGAATCTCTGGTTACTGTGAACAAACAGATATTCACTCTCCACAAATTACTGTAAGAGAATCACTTATCTTCTCTGCTTTCCTTCGCCTTGCTAAAGAAGTAAGCAAAGAGGAGAAAATGATGTTTGTGGATCAAGTGATGGAACTGGTTGAGTTGGTGGACTTAAAAGACGCCATTGTGGGTATACCAGGTGTCACAGGACTTTCCACCGAACAGAGAAAGAGGCTAACCATAGCCGTTGAGCTTGTGGCCAACCCTTCAATCATCTTCATGGACGAGCCTACTTCAGGATTGGACGCTAGAGCAGCTGCCATTGTGATGAGAGCTGTGAGGAACACAGTGGACACAGGGAGAACTGTGGTCTGCACCATCCACCAACCTAGCATTGATATTTTCGAGGCGTTTGATGAGTTACTACTAATGAAGAGAGGAGGACAAGTGATCTACTCTGGTCCTTTAGGCAGAAACTCTCACAAGATTGTTGAGTACTTTGAAGCCATTCCCGGAGTGCCAAAGATTCCTGAAAAATACAATCCAGCCACTTGGATGCTTGAAGCTAGCTCCCTTGCTGCCGAGTTGAAGCTTGGAGTTGACTTTGCTGAGCTCTACAAGTCTTCTTCTCTATGCCAGTGAGTAAACATAACAACAATATTCTATAGAGAAATACTTTAGAATAGCAATAAAAAActttttatcacaaaatagttattttaatatttatatatatatatatatatatgaaatagttattttaatatttatttatttatatatttatagttattgtcttccttatttattcttttggtcataaaaacattttcaagtcttttttagaaattttgctTTTTGCCTTTTTCTATGTGTTACATCCAAACTTACTAACATATGAGAACTATTGTCACAGGAGAAACAAGCAGCTGGTACAAGAACTCAGCGTGCCTCCACAAGGAGCATCTGATCTCTACTTTGCCACACAGTTTTCACAGAACACATGGGGACAGTATAAATCATGTCTATGGAAGCAGTGGTGGACTTATTGGAGGTCACCTGACTACAACGTTGTCCGGTTCATCTTCACCTTAGCAACAGCTCTTATGATCGGTTCTGTCTTCTGGCAAATCGGAGGTAAGAGATCAAACGTCCAAGATCTGACGATGGTGTTAGGAGCAATCTATTCAGCAGTTATATTCATTGGAGTGAACAACTGCTCCACGGTGCAACCATTGGTGGCAGTGGAACGTACAGTGTTTTACAGAGAAAAAGCTGCTGGAATGTACTCAGCTATACCCTATGCTATCTCCCAAGTGACTTGTGAGCTGCCTTATGTCTTCATCCAGACCACATACTATTCACTTATCGTCTACGCAATGGTTGGATTCGAGTGGAAAGCTTCAAAGTTCTTGTGGTTCCTCTTCATCAACTACACTTCTTTCCTCTACTGGACTTACTACGGCATGATGACTGTCTCCCTCACACCTAACCAACAAGTTGCTTCCATCTTTGCATCAGCCTTTTATGGTATCTTTAACCTCTTCTCTGGCTTCTTTATCCCCAGACCTAAAATCCCCAAGTGGTGGATATGGTATTACTGGATCTGCCCTGTCGCTTGGACCATATACGGTTTGATCACCTCTCAGTATGGTGACGTTGAGACTCCCATTGCTTTCCCTGGTGGTCCTCCTAACCTCACTGTTAAGCAATACCTTAAAGACCAATATGGTTTTGAGTCAGACTTCATGGGACCTGTTGCAGCTGTCCTTGTTATCTTCCCTGTCTTCTTTGCCTTTGTCTTCGCCTTCTGCATCAAGACTCTCAACTTCCAGACTAGATAAAAACCATGCTCTCTTTTATTATGCACTGTCTTGTTGCAATAAAAactctttcttcttttattatttGTGATATCTACTGAATTTTTGATAATATAAGTATATGTTAATTACCATTTACCCCATAAGGCTGttctctagttttttttgttataacaaaaaaaaatggattatTAGTTTGTGTATTATAAtgaactaggttaagatccacGCATTGCGCAGAAAGAACATTATGTCTACAAactatttttacatatttttttatttattttatgtatatttacgtattatgaaataataaatatattgaataattgaaAAGCGagtaaatattatgtatataattaaactgGAATAATCACGTAAatcaaagtaaataaataaaagcaatcattttatttattttatatggtatataattaatttttaatgatattgacataaatatagagtatattttattataaatattaaatgaagCTTCCAAGttcctactcatatgattttattagcatttgtatatttttgtaacaaaaaatattaaaccattaatcataaaaattttattgtgagatttttaattgttttcataatttataatcatttgaaaagattcaatgcaaatttcaaaatttaaatattcaggTCTCAATACCttttcaatgtaaatttattaacatatttttatatttttatatgtcatatagtttaatttaaatggtataaatatatatatatatatataatctgaatatctattaaatgatacttcattcatataattttatgacaatttgtaatttttataacaaaaatgtaaaataattgtTCACGAAAATTTAATTGTAAGATTTTAACAGTTTTAAgattattaatagttttagtagtttatagttgtttaaa
This genomic window contains:
- the LOC103872309 gene encoding ABC transporter G family member 35 — translated: MDYDPAHAMSRGGSMRRSISRSVSRASRNLEDIFSPSSRRTKSVNEDEEALKWAAIEKLPTYSRLRTSLMPALGEDDIYGNQILNKEVDVTKLDGEERAKFIDMVFKVAEQDNERILTKLRNRIDRVGITLPTVEVRYDHLTVKADCYTGDRSLPSLTNTVRNMGESLLGLVGIHLAKKAQLTILKDVSGIVKPSRMTLLLGPPSSGKTTLLLALAGKLDKSLDISGEVTYNGHRLNEFVPIKTSAYISQNDLHVGIMTVKETLDFSARCQGVGTRYDLLNELARREKDAGIFPEADVDLFMKASAAQGVKSSLITDYTLKILGLDICKDTIVGDDMMRGISGGQKKRVTTGEMIVGPTKTLFMDEISTGLDSSTTFQIVKCLQQIVHLTEATVVISLLQPAPETFDLFDDIILLSEGQTVYQGPRDHIVEFFESFGFKCPERKGTADFLQEVTSKKDQEQYWVDQTKPYRYITVPEFASKFKTFHVGNKLSNELSVPFDKSKGHKAALVFDKYSVKKSELLKTCWDKEWMLMKRNSFFYVFKTVSIIIIAAILSSVFLRTEMNTRNEADANMYMGALLFGLIMNMFNGLAEMAMTIQRLPVFYKQRDLLFHPPWAYTLPTFLLGIPISIFETTAWMVVTYYSIGLAPEAERFFKQFLIIFLVQQMAAGIFRFIASICRTMTIANTGGMLALLVVFLTGGFLLPRREIPVWWRWAFWASPLSYGFNAISVNELFAPRWMNKMSSDNTTRLGTAMLNMWGVFDDKNWYWIGIGGLFGFAVLFNGLFTLALSYLDPLGKPQAILPKEEDESKNEIPMENVSTKKGMVLPFTPLALSFDDVKYFVDMPAEMRDQGVQETRLQLLKGVTSTFRPGVLTALMGVSGAGKTTLMDVLAGRKTGGYIEGDIRVSGFPKKQETFARISGYCEQTDIHSPQITVRESLIFSAFLRLAKEVSKEEKMMFVDQVMELVELVDLKDAIVGIPGVTGLSTEQRKRLTIAVELVANPSIIFMDEPTSGLDARAAAIVMRAVRNTVDTGRTVVCTIHQPSIDIFEAFDELLLMKRGGQVIYSGPLGRNSHKIVEYFEAIPGVPKIPEKYNPATWMLEASSLAAELKLGVDFAELYKSSSLCQRNKQLVQELSVPPQGASDLYFATQFSQNTWGQYKSCLWKQWWTYWRSPDYNVVRFIFTLATALMIGSVFWQIGGKRSNVQDLTMVLGAIYSAVIFIGVNNCSTVQPLVAVERTVFYREKAAGMYSAIPYAISQVTCELPYVFIQTTYYSLIVYAMVGFEWKASKFLWFLFINYTSFLYWTYYGMMTVSLTPNQQVASIFASAFYGIFNLFSGFFIPRPKIPKWWIWYYWICPVAWTIYGLITSQYGDVETPIAFPGGPPNLTVKQYLKDQYGFESDFMGPVAAVLVIFPVFFAFVFAFCIKTLNFQTR